Part of the Sorghum bicolor cultivar BTx623 chromosome 1, Sorghum_bicolor_NCBIv3, whole genome shotgun sequence genome, GCCATAGCCGCAATCACCACCACCGCCTTGGCGCAGAACACGCCGCAGGACTTCGTGGACCTGCACAaccgcgcgcgcgcggcggaCGGCGTGGGTCCGGTGGCGTGGGACGCCACGGTGGCCAAGTACGCGCGGGACTACGCCGCGAAGCGCGCCGGCGACTGCAAGCTCCAGCACTCCGGCGGGCCCTTCGGGGAGAACATCTTCTGGGGCTCGGCGGGGCGGGCGTGGGGCGCCGCCGACGCGGTCAAGTCGTGGGTGGACGAGAAGAAGCACTACCACCTGAGCAGCAACAGCTGCGACCCGGGCAAGGTGTGCGGGCACTACACGCAGGTGGTGTGGCGCAAGTCCACCCGCCTCGGCTGCGCGCGCGTCGTCTGCGCCGCCAACCGCGGCGTCTTCGTCGTCTGCAGCTACGAccctcccggcaacttcaacgGCGAGCGCCCGTTCCTCACTCTTGACGCCGCTGCCAAGTAATTAAGAGTGTGCGTGCAGAGTGCAGTACGCAAACTCTACCAGCTCCATTCCGTCTGATCGTGGGAGCATTTTGTGTGTACCCATATTTGTATGCGGCCGCGTTTGTGATGGTTTTTGTGTAATAAAATGCTAATGCTTTCCGCGTTATATATGTTTTTATGCAACTTAATTAATCTTGCATACTTATTACTATGTGGAAAATAATGTTCTACGGTACATGTTTTTGCTCAACGAGCAAACTTAATTTGGTGTAATGCGAGTTTCAACATAAGGATGTGACATCTATCTTAAACGAGGGCTGCTTGCTTGGTGCTTGATCGATTACGAAAGAGATCGAAGATTTAATAAAGTATCGACTTTGTTAGTGAGGGTACCCATAACCCATGCTTGGGTAAATTCTTATTCACCTCCAAACTTTGAGTCTTGTCGAACAGACTAAGTGAGAAAGGAGTTGCTGCATGTTGTCTTTAATTAAGTGGCATAGATCTAACCTAAACAACGCTCTTCGCTCTGTAGCATAAACTCAGATTGAGCATTATTAGCATTCGTGTGTCTGGATTAAGAATGGGAATGGACTCTTCTCGATTTTTAGGATGAGATAGTCCTATTTTAGTGTTTGATTGGGAGGATTAATATGACTGTCCTTCTTTTTGTGATTGGTTTGAGATCATTAGATGTGAGATAAGTACTGGGTAACAATTAGGACCCATATGTTAATTAGGATGTTACTTTTATCTTATCTTCTCACTGATGATTTTAACACCGACTGAAAAAACAAATGCCCATTATACATGCCACTCTCCTTTCTCTCCATTGATAAGCACTTCAGCCTGCAGCGCCGCCAACTCATGCCCCAGCATGTAGCCTCTTTTTCATAGAGGCTTCTTTtcgacctcttcctcctccatgAGCATCTAATCTGCTCCCCTAGCCTCTTCTTCCTCACCACCAATGTGTGATTTGCTTTCCTCTCCTAACCTCTTCTTCCTCACCCGCGTTGTGTCAAGGGGTATTCGTGCGCCCACAATTTGAAAGGAAGACTCTCCCTATGTTTAGAGGGTATATTCCCTTGTGGAATGTTCTATTCCATTCGTCAACATCAAATCAAAGCTCACCTCGTCTCATTCGCACCAATCAAACACATGGTTAAAGCTTGACCTCAAGGATATATACAAGTTGTCAatgctttatctatattttaattaACATTTAGAGGTCGTTTGGATCCTTTCATTTATAGAGGAATTAAAATCTACTTAATAAATTAGGTTAGACTTGGAATTTGACATTTCACTATTTTTTAAAGCTCATATATAAGTCTATCTCAAATTCATAGGGTGAGAGATGAAAATTGATTCTATAGATCACCATTCTATGTTTCTACTTTGTAGCTTATAACACGCTCTTCAATTTGCTCCCCTATGTAGAAATACAACAACATAAGTACCTCTCTCCTATAGCCAACAATATAATTTATACATATAATCCATATATAACCATATTAGCTTAAATAATATGTGTCTAAATtataattattaaaataaattCAATTCTAAGGATGATCCGTGCTAGAATTGCTTGCAGTTACTTAATTTTCAATAGTTGATTGACTCTGTGGTTGATCCTTAGCTTAACTAAAACACttgttttgttttctttgtCTATTACCGACCAACAAGAAGCTCCCTACATGCTCAAGCGCAGCTTGATAGCCGCCGGGGTAACGTGACCAATATCACAAGTACATGCACCATGAGGATTGGCCTGACACCTCAACTACTCCAAGTGAGTCATCTTTGACCACGATTATGATCTATACGAGAGGTGCAAACAAGGCTGTTCTCGTCAAGGAAACTAGCTTTCAATAATCAACAAGACGGTAGAGATCTGGCTAGTGGGATGAGACATGCATATACTATTCACAATTATACAGAGCTAGTGAGGCACTCCAATCTCTATTCCAAATCAATACAAATGGTAGATATATGAGATTTTGTGAATCAAGACATCCTCCTCGTCTGTTAGCGCTTGGCTGATAAGCTATGACTGAAGATATTGttcactgatttgttgtgagaaaaacactgctaaatgGCTGACAgaacagataagctcaagcaaatAAAACGCTAATTCTTATTAAGATATTGAATTAGGTATTGGTCATGGAGGAACGATGCCCGGCCCTTTATTTGAAAACGTCTGCAGCTCAGGGCTACTCTCGGACATCTGGTACTAGCAGCAGTTCCCAACATATCACTGCTCACTGATGAGGGCATCGAAATCGAAAGCAGTAAATTGGAGCCCCACCTCACTGATAAGGGCAGGGAGACTAGTGAACACACTTCCACTGAAAAGGAAAACGGCAGAAACAAAACAAAATTCGCTGCTCGCTGTGAACTTGAGCTATGTGTATCATAGAACAAAGTCTGGCTGTTATGCTCCTCTAAGCCAAAAGGAATAACTCTACCAGTTTATTGTCACCGTTATATGTACATTTTATTGCTCAAGATCTGTAAAACTGCAACCGTACTCCATCACACAGCCGGCAAGAACTTCTCGTCTTCAGCAGCGGC contains:
- the LOC8066280 gene encoding pathogenesis-related protein PRB1-2, with the translated sequence MAAFPKHSSSLAAAFFAVSMAIAAITTTALAQNTPQDFVDLHNRARAADGVGPVAWDATVAKYARDYAAKRAGDCKLQHSGGPFGENIFWGSAGRAWGAADAVKSWVDEKKHYHLSSNSCDPGKVCGHYTQVVWRKSTRLGCARVVCAANRGVFVVCSYDPPGNFNGERPFLTLDAAAK